A single Carettochelys insculpta isolate YL-2023 chromosome 2, ASM3395843v1, whole genome shotgun sequence DNA region contains:
- the CROT gene encoding peroxisomal carnitine O-octanoyltransferase isoform X1 has product MENQVFESSEERTFQYQDFLPSLPVPSLDESLKKYLDAVKPFLNEEEYQRTENVVNKFEHGIGRELQHALLERAKVKKNWLEDWWLNVTYLDARIPTQIYYNFGGPASHLEHYWPPKEGTQIERGCIVVWHTLKYWELIRTEKLAVHKHGNMPLDMNQFRLLFCSCKIPGITRDSLGNYFKTESEGECPSHLIVLCRGRVFAFDAVHEGHILSPAEIFRQLAYIQKRCHNEPDGPGLAALTSGERTKWAETREYLINLNPKNLSLLEKIQTSLFVISLDDSSPHATPEDYTPITKLALTGDPTIRWGDKSYNCIIFSNGTFASNCDHSPFDAMVLVVMCSYVDQNIFESQGRWKGSDKIRDIPWPEELVFTLNQKVLNDIGRAKEQYFQQVSDLQLVNYGFTSFGKAVTKKKGLHPDTFVQLALQLAYYKLHGQPGSCYETATTRRFYHGRTETMRPCTVEAVEWCKAMLDPSYSSHKRQQLMLKAFAKHNKMMKECENGKGFDRHLLGLLLTAKEKGLPVPELFADSAFTRSGGGGNFVLSTSLVGYTKAGGAMVPMVHNGYGFFYRIRDDRIVVSCSAWKSCPETDAEMLCKNLFQSFQEMLQLMTTAQL; this is encoded by the exons tAAAGCCATTCCTGAACGAAGAAGAATATCAAAGAACTGAGAACGTAGTTAATAAGTTTGAACATGGGATTGGAAGAGAGTTGCAGCACGCATTGCTGGAAAGGGCTAAAGTAAAGAAGAATTGG CTGGAAGATTGGTGGCTGAATGTGACTTATCTTGATGCTCGCATACCAACACAAATATATTACAACTTTGGAGGCCCAGCCTCTCATCTTGAACACTACTGGCCACCCAAAGAAGGAACTCAAATAGAAAGAGGATGCATAGTTGTATGGCATACCTTGAAATACTGGGAGCTAATTAGAAc GGAAAAATTGGCTGTGCATAAACATGGAAATATGCCTCTGGACATGAACCAATTCCGATTGCTGTTCTGTTCTTGCAAGATTCCAGGAATTACTAGGGATTCGCTAGGCAACTATTTTAAAACTG AGAGTGAAGGTGAATGTCCATCCCACTTAATAGTCCTATGTCGAGGTCGAGTGTTTGCCTTTGATGCGGTACATGAAGGTCATATACTGAGCCCCGCAGAGATTTTCAG GCAACTAGCATACATCCAGAAGAGGTGCCATAATGAACCTGATGGACCAGGGCTCGCGGCCTTAACAAGTGGGGAGAGAACCAAGTGGGCAGAG ACACGTGAATATTTAATTAATCTCAATCCAAAGAATTTAAGTCTACTGGAAAAAATTCAGACTAGTTTGTTTGTGATCTCCCTGGACGATTCCAGTCCCCATGCAACCCCTGAGGATTATACTCCG ATAACCAAGTTGGCTTTAACTGGAGATCCAACCATACGCTGGGGAGACAAATCTTACAACTGTATAATATTTTCAAATGGGACATTTGCTTCAAACTGTGAT CATTCTCCTTTTGATGCCATGGTTTTGGTAGTCATGTGCTCTTATGttgatcaaaatatttttgaaagtcaGGGAAGATGGAAG ggatCAGATAAAATACGGGACATCCCATGGCCAGAAGAACTTGTTTTTACATTGAACCAGAAAGTGCTAAATGACATTGGACGTGCAAAAGAACAGTACTTTCAGCAG GTATCTGACTTGCAGCTAGTGAATTATGGCTTTACATCCTTTGGCAAAGCAGTGACCAAGAAGAAGGGGCTTCATCCTGATACATTTGTTCAGCTTGCCCTTCAGCTGGCCTATTACAAACTTCATGGACA ACCAGGAAGCTGTTATGAAACTGCCACGACCAGACGTTTCTATCATGGTCGCACAGAGACTATGAGACCCTGTACAGTGGAAGCAGTGGAGTGGTGCAAAGCTATGCTGGATCCATCTTACAGT TCTCATAAACGGCAACAACTGATGCTAAAGGCATTTGCGAAGCACAACAAGATGATGAAAGAGTGCGAGAATGGAAAAG GATTTGACCGCCATCTTCTGGGTCTCCTGCTcacagcaaaagaaaaaggaCTCCCTGTGCCAGAACTCTTTGCAGATTCTGCATTCACTAGAAG TGGTGGAGGTGGAAATTTTGTGCTGTCAACTAGCTTGGTTGGCTATACAAAAGCTGGTGGAGCTATGGTCCCCATGGTACACAACGGCTATGGCTTTTTCTATAGGATCAGAGATGACAG AATTGTTGTGAGCTGCAGTGCCTGGAAATCATGCCCAGAGACCGATGCAGAAATGCTTTGTAAGAATTTGTTCCAGTCTTTTCAGGAGATGTTACAGCTAATGACCACAGCCCAACTGTAG